Proteins encoded within one genomic window of Neorhizobium galegae bv. orientalis str. HAMBI 540:
- a CDS encoding M28 family peptidase produces MNEIESAVLGAVKLDEPWALVESFATYKREHPTDVNRAMDEVAARLAKHGVEVKMHEADLFLSLPGLARVEAGGKTFRAKPPSYSLDASKGVKGEIVYIASLQPKAISTMFEKTVDGTGELAARVRGKVVLSEGFANPGLVSQFTELGAVGVIAINPGVDIHWGTCTTVWGTPDLDDLPRKPSIPAVAVNRESGDALIELAKTGAEVTIFADMEEGWFKSKLPEVFIKGTEEPDKYVFLHGHLDSWDVGVGDNATGDATMLEIARVLWANRDKLKRSIRICWWPGHSTGRYAGSTWFSDNFALDLDENCVASVNCDSPGCRWATEFINLCMMTETEAFLSDVIEEVAGKKAEAERPHRAGDYSFNNIGLSSYLMLSSTMTERDREEKGYYTVGGCGANIAWHTENDTLEIADKDIMLRDIKVYLLAVLRNANAKILPFDWRATAREFVHTVDTYQKKAGNRFDLSPSRKAVESLAEALAAFYAGIDSGKIEPKSANHVIQKLARILVPLNYTREQRFRHDPALPIPELPAISTAADLDKLGPGKLGFAKTQLVRGQNRVISALRQAEQLVRAA; encoded by the coding sequence ATGAACGAGATCGAATCTGCCGTTCTGGGAGCGGTGAAGCTGGATGAACCCTGGGCTCTGGTCGAGAGCTTTGCGACCTACAAGCGCGAGCATCCGACCGATGTAAACCGCGCCATGGACGAGGTCGCCGCGCGGCTCGCCAAGCACGGTGTCGAGGTCAAGATGCATGAAGCCGACCTTTTCCTCAGCTTACCCGGCCTTGCCCGTGTCGAAGCCGGCGGCAAAACCTTCCGCGCCAAGCCGCCGTCCTATTCGCTGGATGCATCGAAGGGCGTGAAGGGCGAGATCGTTTATATCGCCAGCCTCCAGCCGAAGGCGATCTCGACCATGTTCGAAAAGACCGTCGACGGCACCGGGGAACTCGCGGCCCGGGTCCGCGGCAAGGTGGTTCTCTCGGAAGGTTTCGCCAATCCGGGTCTCGTTTCGCAGTTCACCGAGCTTGGCGCCGTCGGCGTCATCGCCATCAACCCCGGCGTGGACATTCATTGGGGCACCTGCACCACCGTCTGGGGCACGCCTGACCTCGACGACCTGCCGCGCAAGCCGTCGATCCCGGCCGTCGCCGTCAACCGCGAGAGCGGCGACGCGCTGATCGAACTTGCCAAGACCGGCGCCGAGGTCACCATCTTTGCGGACATGGAAGAAGGCTGGTTCAAATCGAAGCTGCCGGAAGTCTTCATCAAGGGCACCGAGGAACCCGACAAATATGTCTTCCTGCACGGCCATCTCGACAGCTGGGATGTCGGCGTCGGCGACAATGCGACGGGCGACGCGACGATGCTCGAAATCGCTCGTGTGCTGTGGGCCAACCGCGACAAGCTGAAGCGCTCGATCCGCATCTGCTGGTGGCCCGGCCATTCGACCGGCCGTTATGCCGGCTCCACCTGGTTCTCCGACAATTTTGCGCTCGACCTTGACGAAAACTGCGTCGCATCCGTCAACTGCGACAGCCCCGGCTGCCGCTGGGCAACGGAATTCATCAATCTCTGCATGATGACCGAAACGGAAGCCTTCCTGTCCGACGTCATCGAGGAAGTGGCCGGCAAGAAAGCCGAAGCCGAACGCCCGCACCGCGCCGGCGACTATTCCTTCAACAATATCGGCCTGTCGAGCTACCTGATGCTGTCCTCGACCATGACGGAACGGGATCGCGAGGAAAAGGGCTATTACACGGTCGGCGGCTGCGGCGCCAACATCGCCTGGCACACCGAAAACGACACGCTCGAGATCGCCGACAAGGACATCATGCTGCGCGACATCAAGGTCTATCTGCTCGCCGTGCTGCGCAATGCCAATGCAAAAATCCTGCCCTTCGACTGGCGCGCGACGGCACGAGAATTCGTCCACACGGTCGACACCTACCAGAAGAAGGCCGGCAACCGCTTCGACCTTTCGCCGAGCCGCAAGGCCGTCGAATCGCTCGCCGAGGCACTCGCCGCATTCTACGCCGGCATCGATTCCGGCAAGATCGAGCCAAAGTCGGCAAACCACGTGATCCAGAAGCTCGCCCGCATCCTGGTGCCGCTCAACTACACCCGCGAGCAGCGATTCCGCCACGATCCGGCCTTGCCGATCCCGGAACTGCCGGCCATCTCGACGGCAGCCGATCTCGACAAGCTCGGCCCTGGGAAACTCGGTTTTGCCAAGACTCAACTCGTGCGTGGCCAGAACCGCGTGATCTCGGCGCTGCGTCAGGCAGAACAGTTGGTTCGCGCTGCCTGA
- the parS gene encoding type II RES/Xre toxin-antitoxin system antitoxin, giving the protein MSTAIVEEVARKLGGQTVLGTIVRSQADLALAVRNRLPLATLRGLTLAGLSDQEIEKFVIPQRTRRHRANKHQSLTIDESDRAVRLLRIQSLAEDTFGDKDKANRWLRRSLTELGGETPLDVAQTEAGARVIETVLGKIAWGAAA; this is encoded by the coding sequence ATGTCCACTGCCATTGTCGAGGAAGTCGCCCGCAAGCTTGGCGGCCAGACGGTTCTTGGGACCATCGTCCGATCGCAGGCCGATCTGGCTCTTGCCGTGCGTAACCGCTTGCCGTTGGCAACACTCAGGGGGCTGACCCTTGCGGGGCTGAGTGATCAGGAGATCGAGAAATTCGTAATTCCGCAGCGGACCCGTCGGCACCGCGCCAACAAGCATCAGTCACTGACGATTGATGAGTCCGATCGGGCCGTCCGGCTTCTGCGGATCCAGTCGCTGGCGGAAGATACCTTTGGCGACAAGGACAAGGCCAATCGCTGGCTGCGCCGGTCCCTCACCGAACTTGGAGGCGAGACGCCCCTGGACGTTGCCCAGACCGAGGCGGGCGCCCGCGTCATCGAGACGGTTCTCGGCAAGATCGCCTGGGGCGCGGCCGCCTGA
- a CDS encoding RES family NAD+ phosphorylase, with protein MLLWRLSGRPHAQALDGGYGLHFDGRWNSVGHAVTYCATSPSLCVLEKLVHIEDPGLLPELIMVTYDVPDTLGVETVDLDDLPSDWRRQEVWTQQRGDAWHQARSTPLLRVPSAIVPIVRSPDLNIVVNHRHSAASEMKIIAAEPFVLDPRLF; from the coding sequence ATGCTGCTGTGGCGTCTGTCAGGCAGGCCGCACGCGCAGGCGCTTGACGGCGGTTATGGCCTGCATTTTGATGGCAGATGGAACTCGGTGGGACATGCGGTCACCTATTGCGCGACCTCTCCCTCCCTCTGTGTCCTGGAGAAACTCGTCCACATCGAGGATCCGGGGTTGCTTCCCGAACTCATCATGGTCACTTATGATGTCCCGGATACCCTCGGCGTCGAGACCGTCGATCTGGATGATCTTCCGTCGGATTGGCGCCGTCAGGAGGTATGGACACAGCAGCGAGGGGATGCCTGGCATCAGGCGCGCTCGACACCATTGCTGCGGGTGCCGTCGGCGATTGTGCCGATCGTCCGATCGCCTGATCTAAACATCGTCGTAAATCACCGTCATTCCGCGGCCAGCGAAATGAAGATCATTGCCGCTGAGCCATTCGTCCTCGATCCGCGGTTATTCTAG
- a CDS encoding ABC transporter substrate-binding protein, with the protein MLFRRNELAIAIALVVAQPHVASADPITIIDHEKRTVTLARPAERIASLPIPMASTIIAMDGGTSKLVGMNPTAKSAIVEGVLGKIFPEAKDIPSDITAPNFIPNVEELAATNPDLVIQWADRGHDLVGPIVNAGLTALLISYGTEEKTKQYQVMVATAMGKPGRAEMINGWRDQVAAEMAAKSKDIRAERKPKVLYLGRALESLTASGDKGNYNAFYINLVGATSASANVEGQGTTISPEQIAEWNPDVILLNSFEAKLGLERVYDDPILSLTKAAQEKRVYKMPLGGYRWDPPNQESPLSWMWLANLMHPDIFQYDLRGEMKKAYKTLYDYDLTDKDIDGILWIGMQGEATNYAQFKAK; encoded by the coding sequence ATGCTTTTCAGACGGAACGAACTAGCGATTGCAATTGCGTTGGTGGTTGCGCAGCCACATGTCGCATCTGCCGACCCGATCACCATCATCGACCATGAAAAGCGCACCGTGACGCTGGCAAGACCGGCCGAGCGGATCGCGTCCCTTCCGATCCCGATGGCGTCGACCATCATCGCCATGGACGGCGGAACCTCGAAGCTCGTGGGTATGAACCCGACCGCCAAGTCGGCGATCGTCGAAGGTGTGCTCGGCAAGATCTTCCCCGAGGCCAAGGACATTCCTTCGGACATTACCGCGCCGAATTTCATTCCCAATGTCGAGGAACTGGCGGCCACCAATCCTGACCTGGTGATCCAGTGGGCAGATCGCGGCCATGATCTGGTCGGCCCGATCGTCAATGCCGGACTTACCGCGCTTTTGATCTCCTACGGCACGGAAGAGAAGACCAAGCAGTACCAGGTCATGGTGGCGACCGCGATGGGCAAGCCCGGGCGGGCGGAGATGATCAATGGCTGGCGCGATCAGGTGGCCGCCGAAATGGCGGCGAAGTCGAAGGACATTCGGGCGGAGAGGAAGCCGAAAGTCCTCTATCTCGGCCGCGCGCTGGAAAGCCTGACCGCCTCCGGCGACAAGGGCAACTACAACGCCTTCTACATCAATCTGGTCGGCGCCACCTCGGCTTCCGCCAATGTTGAAGGCCAGGGCACCACGATCAGCCCCGAGCAGATTGCCGAGTGGAACCCGGATGTAATTCTCTTGAACAGTTTCGAGGCCAAGCTCGGTCTTGAGCGGGTCTATGACGACCCGATCCTGTCGCTAACCAAGGCCGCACAGGAAAAGCGCGTCTACAAGATGCCGCTCGGCGGCTATCGCTGGGATCCGCCGAACCAGGAAAGCCCGCTGAGCTGGATGTGGCTCGCCAATCTGATGCATCCCGACATCTTCCAGTACGACCTGCGCGGCGAGATGAAAAAGGCATACAAGACCCTCTACGACTACGATCTGACCGACAAGGACATCGACGGCATCCTATGGATCGGCATGCAGGGCGAGGCGACTAACTACGCCCAGTTCAAGGCGAAGTAA
- a CDS encoding FecCD family ABC transporter permease — protein sequence MAMAATERGRRSLIGFRIGTFGLMVLALIAAMVFAIGAGRFSVDVARIGEILLAAVLNPNAAPTQMDERIVLLVRLPRVLLAALSGAALAVGGAALQGVFRNPLVSPQVLGISQGAAFGGALAILFGFSGFVLLGMAFLLGLSALVMVGLLARINGRTEVITVILAGMIVGALFAALVSVVQFVADPNTSLPAIVYWLMGSFSTATWPRLWLAVPGMGLSLLAVWLLRYRLNLLALEEQEARSLGVNPDRERWYIFVAISLMTGTSVAVAGIVGWIGLVVPHAARILVGEDHRALIPASALLGAAYLTLIDTMARTLTAAEIPLGVLTALVGAPVFGFLLRRHFKETNRT from the coding sequence ATGGCGATGGCGGCGACTGAGCGCGGGCGCCGAAGCCTGATCGGCTTCCGCATCGGCACGTTTGGGCTCATGGTGCTGGCGCTGATCGCGGCCATGGTGTTTGCGATCGGTGCCGGGCGCTTTTCCGTCGACGTGGCGCGGATCGGCGAGATCCTGCTCGCGGCGGTCCTCAACCCGAATGCCGCGCCGACGCAGATGGACGAGCGCATCGTGCTGCTCGTGCGTCTGCCGCGCGTGCTTCTGGCGGCGCTGTCGGGTGCGGCGCTCGCCGTCGGCGGCGCTGCGCTGCAGGGTGTGTTCCGCAATCCGCTGGTCTCGCCGCAGGTGCTCGGCATCAGCCAGGGTGCGGCCTTTGGCGGCGCGCTCGCCATCCTGTTCGGCTTTTCCGGCTTCGTCCTGCTCGGCATGGCCTTCCTGCTCGGCCTGTCGGCGCTGGTCATGGTCGGGCTGCTTGCCCGCATCAATGGCCGCACGGAGGTGATCACGGTCATCCTCGCCGGCATGATCGTCGGTGCCCTGTTCGCGGCGCTGGTATCCGTCGTTCAGTTCGTCGCGGATCCCAACACTTCTCTGCCCGCCATCGTCTATTGGCTGATGGGCTCGTTTTCTACCGCCACCTGGCCACGCCTGTGGCTCGCGGTGCCGGGGATGGGACTTAGCCTCCTTGCCGTCTGGTTGTTACGCTACCGGCTCAACCTTCTCGCGCTCGAGGAGCAGGAGGCGCGTTCGCTCGGCGTCAATCCGGATCGTGAGCGCTGGTACATCTTCGTGGCCATTTCGCTGATGACAGGCACCTCGGTGGCGGTGGCCGGCATCGTCGGCTGGATCGGTCTCGTCGTGCCGCATGCTGCGCGCATTCTAGTTGGCGAGGACCACCGTGCGCTGATCCCGGCCTCGGCATTGCTGGGTGCCGCCTATCTGACGCTAATCGACACCATGGCGCGCACCCTGACGGCGGCGGAAATTCCGCTCGGTGTGCTGACCGCGCTGGTGGGTGCGCCGGTGTTCGGTTTCCTGCTGCGCCGCCATTTCAAGGAAACCAACCGCACATGA
- a CDS encoding ABC transporter ATP-binding protein, giving the protein MIGLQDASVSFGARTLFAGISFTVPVGRSMAVLGPNGRGKTTLLRALLGFQPLVDGRRSAPKIAGYVPQHGASQAKLSGLEVVIMGRAARLGLFGQPSAEDRAAAEQALVGVGACDLAKLRYDRMSGGQRQMVLIARAIATGSPALIFDEPTSALDLGNQSRTLELLNSLRLRRDKAILFTTHDPNHALAAADDVLLMMPGGREIHGTVADMIEPDKLSELYGVAMRWVEVSGPTGETRRAILPAFAGIEAA; this is encoded by the coding sequence ATGATCGGTCTTCAAGACGCCTCCGTCTCCTTCGGCGCCCGCACGCTGTTTGCCGGCATCAGTTTCACCGTGCCGGTCGGCCGTTCCATGGCGGTGCTCGGCCCCAATGGTCGCGGAAAGACCACGCTTTTGCGTGCCCTGCTTGGTTTTCAGCCGCTGGTCGACGGACGCCGTAGCGCGCCGAAAATCGCCGGCTATGTGCCGCAGCACGGCGCCTCGCAGGCCAAGCTTTCCGGGCTCGAGGTCGTGATCATGGGCCGGGCGGCGAGGCTTGGCCTGTTCGGCCAACCCTCCGCCGAGGATCGCGCGGCGGCCGAACAGGCGCTGGTCGGGGTCGGCGCCTGCGATCTGGCCAAACTTCGCTACGACCGCATGTCCGGCGGCCAGCGGCAGATGGTGCTGATCGCCCGTGCCATCGCCACTGGTTCTCCGGCCCTGATCTTCGACGAGCCGACCTCGGCGCTCGATCTCGGCAACCAGTCGCGCACGCTGGAGCTCCTCAATTCGCTCCGGCTTCGACGCGACAAGGCGATCCTGTTCACCACCCACGACCCTAACCATGCGCTGGCGGCGGCCGACGACGTGCTGCTGATGATGCCGGGCGGGCGCGAAATCCACGGCACCGTTGCCGACATGATCGAGCCCGACAAGCTTTCCGAACTCTATGGCGTGGCGATGCGCTGGGTGGAGGTGTCTGGACCGACGGGTGAGACGCGCCGGGCAATTCTGCCGGCCTTCGCCGGAATAGAGGCAGCATGA
- a CDS encoding IS6 family transposase: MNSTTINYKNHRFPRQIISHAVWLYFRFPLSLRLVEEILLERGIVVSYETIRRWGRKFGVAYAKQLRRKKPSRKDIWHLDEVVISIGGRKHWLWRAVDQDGYVLDEIVQTRRDTKAAKRLLVRLLKKQGLSPKRIITDKLRSYGAAKRDVMPGVEHRSHKGLNNRAKNSHVPLRKREWMMQGFRSAGGLQRFISVFSAVRNLFVPPLQKHSALAIQIHRIRAMAQWNAVTAAIA, encoded by the coding sequence ATGAACTCGACGACTATCAATTATAAGAACCACCGCTTTCCACGGCAGATCATCTCACATGCGGTGTGGCTATATTTCCGGTTCCCGTTGAGCCTGCGGCTCGTCGAGGAAATATTGCTGGAGCGCGGCATCGTCGTCTCTTACGAAACGATCCGGCGATGGGGCCGCAAATTCGGGGTGGCTTATGCGAAACAGTTGCGCAGAAAGAAGCCGTCGCGAAAGGACATCTGGCATCTGGACGAGGTTGTGATTTCGATAGGCGGCCGAAAACACTGGCTTTGGCGTGCGGTCGACCAGGACGGCTACGTTCTCGACGAGATCGTTCAGACGCGCCGCGATACCAAGGCTGCCAAGCGATTGCTGGTCAGGCTGCTGAAGAAACAGGGCCTGTCGCCGAAGCGCATCATTACCGACAAACTACGCTCATACGGCGCGGCAAAACGGGACGTAATGCCCGGCGTCGAACATCGATCGCACAAAGGGCTGAACAATCGCGCCAAGAATTCTCACGTGCCGCTTCGAAAACGTGAGTGGATGATGCAGGGCTTCCGATCCGCCGGAGGCTTGCAACGCTTCATCTCGGTCTTTTCAGCAGTCCGAAATCTTTTCGTCCCGCCGCTCCAGAAGCACTCAGCCTTGGCCATCCAAATTCATCGTATCCGCGCCATGGCGCAGTGGAATGCCGTGACCGCTGCAATTGCCTGA
- the purU gene encoding formyltetrahydrofolate deformylase yields the protein MKTYVLTISCQSTRGIVAAVSSYLADQGCNIVDSSQFDDLGTYRFFMRVSFISEEEADEAKLAQGFPAIAVRFGMDWSLHDAARREKVLLMVSRFGHCLNDLLYRWKIGALPIEIVGVVSNHFDYQKVVVNHDIPFHHIPVTEANKPEAEARIMDLVRQTGTELIVLARYMQILSDQMCQKMSGRIINIHHSFLPSFKGANPYKQAFERGVKLIGATAHYVTADLDEGPIIEQDTVRVTHAQSPEDYVSLGRDVESQVLARAIHAHIHHRTFINGNRTVVFPPSPGSYASERMG from the coding sequence ATGAAGACCTATGTTTTGACCATTTCCTGTCAGTCGACCCGCGGCATCGTCGCTGCAGTCTCCAGCTATCTTGCCGATCAGGGCTGCAACATCGTGGATTCATCCCAGTTCGACGACCTCGGCACCTATCGGTTCTTCATGCGCGTCTCCTTCATCTCCGAGGAAGAGGCCGATGAAGCAAAGCTCGCACAGGGCTTCCCCGCCATTGCCGTGCGTTTCGGCATGGACTGGAGCCTGCATGATGCCGCCAGGCGGGAGAAGGTCCTGCTTATGGTATCGCGCTTCGGCCATTGCCTGAACGACCTGCTCTATCGTTGGAAGATCGGCGCACTGCCGATCGAGATCGTCGGCGTCGTCTCCAACCACTTCGACTACCAGAAGGTCGTGGTCAATCACGATATCCCCTTCCATCATATTCCGGTGACCGAGGCCAACAAGCCGGAGGCCGAAGCGCGCATCATGGACCTCGTCAGACAGACCGGCACCGAACTCATCGTGCTTGCCCGCTACATGCAGATCCTGTCCGATCAGATGTGCCAGAAGATGTCCGGCCGGATCATCAACATCCACCATTCCTTCCTGCCATCGTTTAAGGGCGCAAATCCCTACAAGCAGGCTTTCGAACGTGGCGTGAAGCTGATCGGCGCCACGGCCCATTACGTCACCGCCGATCTCGACGAAGGTCCGATCATCGAGCAGGACACGGTGCGTGTCACCCATGCGCAGTCTCCGGAAGACTATGTCTCTCTCGGCCGCGACGTCGAAAGCCAGGTCCTGGCGCGCGCCATCCACGCCCATATCCATCACCGTACCTTCATCAACGGCAATCGTACCGTCGTCTTCCCGCCGAGCCCGGGTTCCTATGCCTCCGAGCGGATGGGTTAA
- a CDS encoding ABC transporter permease, with the protein MSDAINELGETSKTGLKKIRRLPPEFSILAVLIGIALIFEVIGWYVVGESFLANKQRLSIIVLQVAVTGIIAVGVTQVIITGGVDLSSGSMVGFIAMVAASFAQTSLNARAVFLQPEYAAFGLDWFIDSSPFWPLLVGVLLGAFLGFLNGLLIAKTGIPPFIATLGMMVSVRGLAKWYTEGQPVALLNENFAWLGQSFSLWGFPVPRTVIVFFVVAIIFHVALSYTRYGKFTYAIGANSQAARVSGIDIGKHLIKVYAVAGLLSGLAGVMLAARAQSGQPNMGVSFELDAIAAAVIGGASLSGGVGRITGTVIGTIILGVVTSGFTFLKVGAYYQEIVKGAIIVAAVVIDVHRQRKKSRA; encoded by the coding sequence ATGTCTGATGCCATCAACGAACTGGGGGAGACCTCCAAGACGGGCTTGAAGAAAATTCGGCGACTTCCGCCGGAATTCTCGATCCTCGCCGTCCTGATCGGGATCGCCCTTATCTTCGAAGTGATCGGCTGGTACGTCGTGGGCGAAAGCTTTCTGGCGAACAAGCAGCGCTTGTCCATCATCGTCCTGCAGGTCGCTGTCACGGGGATCATCGCCGTCGGCGTGACGCAGGTCATCATCACCGGTGGTGTCGATCTCTCGTCCGGCTCCATGGTCGGCTTTATCGCCATGGTGGCTGCAAGCTTCGCCCAGACCTCGCTGAATGCCCGTGCCGTCTTCCTGCAACCGGAATATGCCGCTTTCGGCCTGGACTGGTTCATCGATTCAAGCCCGTTCTGGCCGCTTCTGGTCGGCGTGCTGCTCGGCGCATTCCTGGGTTTTCTGAACGGCCTTCTCATCGCCAAGACAGGCATTCCACCCTTCATTGCCACTCTTGGCATGATGGTTTCAGTCCGCGGCCTGGCCAAGTGGTATACGGAAGGCCAACCCGTCGCTTTGCTCAACGAAAACTTCGCCTGGCTCGGCCAGAGCTTCAGTCTCTGGGGCTTTCCCGTCCCGCGAACGGTTATCGTCTTCTTCGTCGTGGCAATCATCTTCCACGTCGCATTGTCCTATACCCGCTACGGCAAGTTCACCTATGCCATCGGCGCCAACAGCCAGGCTGCACGCGTCTCGGGGATCGACATCGGCAAGCACCTGATCAAGGTCTATGCGGTCGCCGGCCTTCTCTCCGGCCTCGCCGGCGTTATGCTCGCTGCCCGCGCCCAGTCCGGCCAGCCGAACATGGGCGTCTCCTTCGAACTCGACGCCATCGCGGCGGCCGTCATCGGCGGCGCTTCGCTCTCCGGCGGCGTCGGCCGGATCACCGGGACGGTAATCGGTACGATTATTCTCGGTGTGGTGACCTCTGGCTTCACCTTCCTCAAGGTCGGTGCCTACTATCAGGAAATCGTCAAGGGCGCGATCATCGTCGCGGCAGTCGTCATTGACGTGCACCGCCAACGCAAGAAATCCCGCGCCTGA
- a CDS encoding sugar ABC transporter ATP-binding protein gives MSAERIISPQTMEAVRRSGAVPGSKYLLEVEDVRKEFPGVVALDNVQLKLKRGTVHALMGENGAGKSTLMKILAGIYTPDSGSFKLRGVDIRLKNPLDALQNGIAMIHQELNLMAPMTVSENIWIGREPLGRFGIVDHAEMNRRTDALFERLGIEIDPEIKVGKLSVANRQMVEIAKAVSFDSDVLIMDEPTSALTEREVNHLFRIIRSLREEGKGIIYITHKMNELFEIADEFSVFRDGKYVATCNSSEVTREDIIRMMVGREITQMFPKEPAQIGDVVLSVKGLTLTGVFRDVSFDLRAGEILGFAGLVGSGRSNVAETIFGVTPASSGTIELFGKQLTVSSPSVAMAHGMAFLTEDRKETGCFLLLDIQENAQMAVLQKRYVQLGFVQQEKLRKAATDMANRLRVRTPDMREPIINLSGGNQQKVLICRWLMTNPKILILDEPTRGIDVGAKAEIHRLISQLAGQGVAIIMISSEMPEVLGMSDRIVVLHEGRVTGILDRAEADQVKIMELASR, from the coding sequence ATGTCGGCTGAACGCATCATCAGTCCGCAGACCATGGAGGCCGTTCGCAGGAGCGGCGCTGTCCCGGGCAGCAAATATCTTCTGGAAGTCGAGGACGTGCGCAAGGAATTTCCAGGGGTCGTTGCCCTGGACAACGTGCAGCTGAAGCTGAAACGCGGGACGGTGCATGCCCTCATGGGCGAGAACGGCGCCGGCAAGTCGACGCTGATGAAGATCCTCGCGGGCATCTACACGCCCGACAGTGGCTCATTCAAACTGCGTGGCGTCGATATCCGCCTCAAGAATCCGCTCGACGCGCTTCAGAACGGAATCGCGATGATCCATCAGGAGCTGAATCTAATGGCGCCCATGACCGTGTCGGAAAACATCTGGATCGGTCGTGAACCGCTCGGGCGTTTCGGTATCGTGGACCATGCCGAAATGAACCGCCGGACGGACGCGCTGTTTGAGCGCCTCGGGATCGAGATCGATCCGGAAATCAAGGTCGGCAAGCTCAGCGTGGCCAACCGCCAGATGGTCGAGATCGCCAAGGCCGTATCCTTCGATTCCGATGTCCTCATCATGGACGAACCGACATCTGCCCTCACCGAGAGGGAGGTGAACCACCTCTTCCGGATCATCCGCTCCCTTCGCGAGGAAGGAAAGGGCATCATCTACATCACCCACAAGATGAACGAACTCTTCGAGATCGCCGACGAGTTCTCCGTCTTTCGCGACGGCAAGTACGTTGCGACCTGCAACTCCTCGGAGGTGACCCGCGAAGACATCATCCGCATGATGGTCGGGCGCGAGATCACCCAGATGTTCCCGAAAGAACCGGCGCAGATCGGCGACGTCGTGCTGTCGGTAAAAGGGCTGACGCTGACCGGCGTCTTCCGCGACGTGTCCTTCGATCTCCGGGCAGGCGAGATCCTCGGCTTTGCCGGCCTCGTCGGCTCGGGCCGGTCCAACGTCGCGGAGACGATCTTCGGCGTGACCCCTGCAAGTTCCGGGACGATCGAGCTCTTCGGCAAGCAATTGACCGTCTCCTCGCCGTCCGTCGCCATGGCGCACGGCATGGCGTTTCTGACGGAGGATCGAAAGGAGACCGGCTGTTTCCTGCTGCTCGACATCCAGGAAAACGCGCAGATGGCGGTGCTGCAAAAGCGCTATGTGCAGCTCGGTTTCGTACAGCAGGAAAAGCTGCGGAAGGCGGCCACCGACATGGCCAACCGTCTCAGGGTCCGCACGCCCGACATGCGGGAGCCGATCATCAACCTGTCGGGTGGCAACCAGCAGAAGGTGCTGATCTGTCGCTGGCTGATGACCAATCCGAAGATCCTGATCCTCGACGAACCCACCCGCGGCATAGATGTCGGCGCCAAGGCCGAGATCCACCGGCTGATCTCGCAGCTCGCGGGCCAAGGTGTGGCGATCATCATGATCTCGTCGGAGATGCCGGAGGTGCTCGGCATGAGTGACCGCATCGTCGTGCTGCATGAGGGGCGGGTCACAGGCATTCTGGACAGGGCAGAAGCCGATCAAGTCAAGATAATGGAGCTGGCGTCGCGCTGA